A window of the Streptomyces formicae genome harbors these coding sequences:
- a CDS encoding DUF6879 family protein: MMRRLRFNGTGSGEGGCPSVHEDVESGEIIVHGPPLTDPEDIAQLQHLGEGEVSIVVPRELITDWGPKDLTREAKIIDLDTFNGLFGTFKHTAWRLETRRRYASDEATDTWAQFARGEAPAWDLDTPWSLTIRQKTTDGARVGRVRITDNPATPGQRYLLAHAEKNTALGEDIRNLSRAHAERLQLPGEDFWIFDSRLVALLNFDDADNLLDVELITEPAEVVRYSMVRDAAIHHAIPYKQFATE; the protein is encoded by the coding sequence ATCATGAGGCGACTGCGCTTCAACGGGACAGGGTCCGGCGAGGGCGGGTGCCCGTCCGTCCACGAGGACGTGGAGTCGGGCGAGATCATCGTTCACGGGCCGCCGCTAACCGACCCGGAGGACATCGCCCAGCTTCAGCACCTGGGCGAGGGTGAGGTGTCTATCGTCGTCCCGCGTGAACTGATCACTGACTGGGGGCCGAAGGACTTGACGCGCGAAGCGAAGATCATCGACCTGGACACGTTCAACGGGCTGTTCGGCACCTTCAAGCACACGGCGTGGCGGCTGGAGACCCGCCGCCGGTACGCGAGCGACGAGGCCACCGACACATGGGCGCAGTTCGCCCGGGGCGAGGCACCGGCGTGGGATCTCGACACACCGTGGAGCCTCACCATCCGGCAGAAGACCACCGACGGCGCGCGGGTCGGACGGGTGCGCATCACCGACAACCCTGCGACCCCGGGGCAGCGCTATCTCCTGGCGCACGCGGAGAAGAACACCGCACTGGGCGAGGACATCCGCAACCTGTCCCGCGCACACGCGGAGCGCCTCCAGCTCCCGGGTGAGGATTTCTGGATCTTCGATTCGCGCCTGGTCGCCCTGCTCAACTTCGATGACGCCGACAACCTGTTGGACGTCGAGCTGATCACCGAACCGGCCGAGGTCGTCAGGTACTCCATGGTCAGGGACGCGGCCATACACCACGCCATCCCCTACAAGCAGTTCGCGACGGAGTAA
- a CDS encoding helix-turn-helix domain-containing protein, which yields MSTDFQQARVALGERLRELRQSAPGGRLTGTALAGRLGWTQSKVSKLETGRQTATADDLKQWAEATGQPQSAEELLARLRGLESQIRSWRRQLASGHKAVQDTHNAAQASSTVLRAWESSWIVGMLQTPDYARAILRRFTELHSSPRDIEDAVRSRMRRQEGLYDSGRQYHVLLWEPVLRSLICPPSVLAGQLDRLSGVIGLDAVELGIVPLSASLKIPPGGGFWIYDDAQVVIENWHAELWLDDADSVATHLKVWRTLRESAVFGADAQNLIGAARRTLNV from the coding sequence GTGAGCACCGACTTCCAACAGGCCCGCGTAGCCCTCGGTGAGCGTCTGCGAGAGCTGCGCCAGTCCGCGCCTGGAGGTCGGCTCACCGGCACCGCACTGGCCGGGCGGCTGGGCTGGACGCAGTCCAAGGTCTCGAAGCTGGAGACCGGCCGCCAGACGGCTACCGCCGACGACCTGAAGCAGTGGGCCGAGGCGACCGGCCAGCCGCAGTCGGCGGAGGAACTCCTTGCCCGGCTCAGGGGACTTGAGTCCCAGATCCGCTCGTGGAGACGTCAGCTTGCCTCGGGGCACAAGGCGGTGCAGGACACCCACAACGCGGCGCAGGCCAGCTCGACCGTCCTGCGTGCCTGGGAGTCGTCGTGGATCGTCGGCATGCTCCAGACACCCGATTATGCGCGTGCGATTCTCCGCCGTTTCACCGAGCTGCACTCCTCCCCGCGCGACATCGAGGATGCCGTGCGCTCCCGCATGCGGCGCCAGGAAGGGCTGTACGACTCGGGCAGGCAGTACCACGTCCTCCTGTGGGAACCGGTCCTCCGCTCGCTGATCTGCCCGCCCTCGGTGCTCGCCGGACAGCTCGACCGTCTCTCCGGGGTGATCGGCCTGGACGCAGTGGAACTGGGCATCGTCCCCCTCTCGGCGTCCCTCAAAATCCCGCCGGGCGGAGGTTTTTGGATCTACGACGATGCTCAGGTGGTCATCGAGAACTGGCACGCTGAACTGTGGCTGGACGACGCCGACAGTGTCGCTACGCACCTCAAGGTGTGGCGGACCCTGCGCGAGTCCGCCGTGTTCGGAGCCGATGCCCAGAACCTGATCGGCGCAGCGCGCCGGACCCTTAACGTCTGA
- a CDS encoding TIGR03086 family metal-binding protein: protein MNLTNTSTEILDLGPVAAEMARLAEGVDDARLGDPTPCPAYAVRDLLAHVVTLSTAFRDAARKDLGPTTDTDPGTFTPVLPDDWRTALPRTLDELVAAWRDPAAWEGETRAGGVALPGAVAGRVALNELLVHGWDLARAAGREYGSEHGPDEASLAASYGMLAPTGDDPAREGLFGTVVPVPDDAPLLDRVIGLSGRRPDWAPGGAGRSGPVSG from the coding sequence ATGAACCTGACGAACACATCCACGGAGATCCTGGACCTCGGGCCCGTCGCCGCCGAGATGGCGCGGCTGGCGGAGGGGGTCGACGACGCCCGCCTCGGGGATCCGACGCCCTGTCCCGCGTACGCCGTACGGGATCTGCTCGCCCATGTCGTCACGCTGTCGACGGCGTTCCGCGACGCCGCGCGCAAGGACCTCGGTCCGACGACGGACACCGACCCGGGGACGTTCACCCCGGTGCTGCCGGACGACTGGCGCACGGCGCTCCCCCGGACCCTCGACGAGCTGGTGGCGGCGTGGCGCGACCCGGCCGCCTGGGAGGGCGAGACCCGGGCCGGGGGCGTCGCGCTGCCCGGCGCGGTCGCCGGCCGGGTCGCGCTGAACGAGCTGCTCGTCCACGGCTGGGACCTGGCCCGCGCCGCGGGCCGGGAGTACGGCTCCGAGCACGGCCCGGACGAGGCGAGCCTGGCGGCCTCGTACGGCATGCTCGCGCCCACCGGGGACGACCCGGCCCGCGAGGGCCTCTTCGGCACCGTCGTCCCGGTCCCCGACGACGCGCCACTGCTCGACCGGGTCATCGGCCTGAGCGGCCGCCGCCCGGACTGGGCCCCGGGGGGGGCGGGGCGTAGCGGGCCCGTTTCCGGGTGA
- the aceB gene encoding malate synthase A: MSAPAPSPLAIVEARPLPRQEEVLTDAALAFVAELHRRFTPRRDELLARRAERRAEIARTSTLDFLPETARIREDESWKVAPAPAALDDRRVEITGPTDRKMTINALNSGAKVWLADFEDASAPTWENVVLGQLNMIDAYERRIDFTDPRSGKSYALRPAEELATVVMRPRGWHLEERHLRFDGRPVPGALVDFGLYFFHNAKRLIELGKGPYFYLPKTESHLEARLWNDIFVFAQDYVGVPQGTVRATVLIETITAAYEMEEILYELRDHASGLNAGRWDYLFSIVKNFRDGGAKFVLPDRNAVTMTAPFMRAYTELLVRTCHKRGAHAIGGMAAFIPSRKDPEVNRVAFEKVKADKDREAADGFDGSWVAHPDLVPIAMASFDTVLGDRPNQKDRLREDVHVTAADLIDIASLHAHPTYEGLRNAVQVGIRYIEAWLRGLGAVAIFNLMEDAATAEISRSQIWQWINAGVVFENGETATPELAREVAAEELTAIREEIGEEAFTAGKWQQAHDLLLHVALDADYADFLTLPAYEQLTG; this comes from the coding sequence ATGTCCGCACCAGCGCCGTCGCCGCTGGCCATCGTCGAAGCCCGACCGCTGCCCCGGCAGGAGGAGGTGCTGACCGACGCGGCACTCGCCTTCGTCGCCGAGCTGCACCGGCGGTTCACGCCCCGGCGCGACGAGCTCCTCGCCCGCCGGGCGGAGCGCCGCGCCGAGATCGCCCGCACCAGCACCCTCGACTTCCTCCCGGAGACCGCACGGATCCGCGAGGACGAGTCCTGGAAGGTCGCCCCGGCCCCGGCCGCGCTCGATGACCGGCGCGTGGAGATCACCGGCCCCACCGACCGCAAGATGACCATCAACGCCCTCAACTCGGGCGCGAAGGTCTGGCTCGCCGACTTCGAGGACGCCTCCGCCCCCACCTGGGAGAACGTGGTCCTCGGCCAGCTCAACATGATCGACGCCTACGAGCGCCGCATCGACTTCACCGACCCCCGCTCCGGCAAGTCGTACGCCCTGCGCCCGGCGGAGGAGCTCGCCACGGTCGTCATGCGTCCCCGCGGCTGGCACCTGGAGGAGCGCCACCTGCGCTTCGACGGCCGCCCGGTGCCGGGTGCGCTGGTCGACTTCGGCCTGTACTTCTTCCACAACGCCAAGCGGCTCATCGAGCTCGGCAAGGGGCCGTACTTCTACCTGCCGAAGACGGAGTCGCACCTGGAGGCCCGCCTCTGGAACGACATCTTCGTCTTCGCCCAGGACTACGTGGGCGTTCCGCAGGGCACCGTCCGCGCCACCGTGCTCATCGAGACGATCACGGCCGCCTACGAGATGGAGGAGATCCTCTACGAGCTGCGCGACCACGCCTCCGGACTCAACGCCGGCCGCTGGGACTACCTCTTCTCCATCGTCAAGAACTTCCGTGACGGCGGAGCCAAGTTCGTCCTCCCGGACCGCAACGCGGTGACGATGACGGCCCCGTTCATGCGCGCCTACACCGAACTCCTCGTCCGCACCTGCCACAAGCGCGGCGCCCACGCGATCGGCGGCATGGCGGCCTTCATCCCCTCCCGCAAGGACCCCGAGGTCAACCGCGTGGCCTTCGAGAAGGTCAAGGCCGACAAGGACCGCGAGGCGGCCGACGGCTTCGACGGCTCCTGGGTCGCCCACCCGGACCTGGTGCCGATCGCCATGGCCTCCTTCGACACGGTCCTCGGCGACAGGCCCAACCAGAAGGACCGCCTCCGCGAGGACGTCCACGTCACGGCCGCCGACCTCATCGACATCGCCTCCCTGCACGCCCACCCCACCTACGAGGGCCTGCGCAACGCGGTCCAGGTCGGCATCCGCTACATCGAGGCCTGGCTCCGCGGCCTGGGCGCCGTCGCCATCTTCAACCTGATGGAGGACGCCGCCACCGCCGAGATCTCCCGCTCCCAGATCTGGCAGTGGATCAACGCGGGCGTCGTCTTCGAGAACGGCGAGACCGCGACGCCTGAACTGGCCCGTGAGGTCGCGGCGGAGGAACTCACCGCGATCCGCGAGGAGATCGGCGAGGAGGCCTTCACGGCCGGCAAGTGGCAGCAGGCCCACGACCTGCTGCTGCACGTCGCCCTGGACGCCGACTACGCGGACTTCCTGACGCTCCCCGCGTATGAGCAGCTGACCGGCTGA
- a CDS encoding PIN domain-containing protein, translating to MRLNLGVTLDYADDVLRRAETTWGNARGAQDMYRAYTDAVHDTYPMLKQAFAVPDLAAGLHSTAYWNLLAVAGGNAEIGVTSDRAVASNVARAQRARNQALSTEIENQVKALEKARAELEALMKLVARPGLPVVYDTNMLNHWQQPGDILWRDIFKDQGERIPDTRLVVPLRVIDELDKQKYGQGDLARKAATAIRYLERVLKNSQPGEPVRLRDGATLEVWVDTDDRGGGADLSILRCAADLDNLHQATGARVLTDDIGMRLRAHQLGLKVVRLPERHRKEGTALDEVPPQ from the coding sequence ATGAGACTGAACCTGGGGGTCACCCTGGACTACGCCGACGACGTGCTCCGCCGTGCGGAGACAACGTGGGGCAATGCGCGAGGCGCACAAGACATGTACCGCGCCTACACCGATGCAGTCCATGACACTTACCCCATGCTCAAGCAGGCGTTCGCCGTCCCGGATCTCGCTGCCGGTCTCCACTCCACGGCCTACTGGAACCTGCTCGCGGTCGCCGGAGGCAACGCCGAAATCGGCGTGACCTCAGACCGGGCGGTGGCCAGCAACGTGGCGCGTGCTCAACGCGCCCGGAACCAGGCGCTCTCGACTGAGATCGAGAATCAGGTGAAGGCTCTGGAGAAGGCGCGAGCCGAGCTGGAGGCGCTGATGAAGCTCGTAGCTCGGCCCGGTCTGCCCGTCGTCTACGACACCAACATGCTCAACCACTGGCAGCAGCCCGGCGACATCCTCTGGCGCGACATATTTAAGGACCAGGGCGAGAGGATCCCCGACACGCGGCTTGTCGTACCGCTGCGGGTGATCGATGAACTGGACAAGCAGAAATACGGCCAGGGGGACCTCGCGCGGAAGGCCGCCACGGCCATCCGCTACTTGGAGCGTGTACTCAAGAACAGCCAGCCTGGGGAGCCCGTGCGCCTGCGTGACGGCGCCACGCTGGAGGTGTGGGTCGACACCGACGACCGTGGTGGGGGCGCGGACTTGTCGATCCTGCGCTGCGCCGCCGACCTGGACAACCTTCACCAGGCCACTGGTGCCCGGGTGCTGACCGATGACATCGGGATGCGTCTGCGTGCCCATCAGCTGGGCTTGAAGGTGGTGCGCTTGCCGGAGAGGCACCGCAAGGAGGGCACAGCCCTCGATGAGGTTCCGCCGCAGTAG
- a CDS encoding fibronectin type III domain-containing protein, with amino-acid sequence MCTTALLLTACGGDAAAEDTRSPSVPRGVTAQASSATSVHVMWEAATDDTGVSAYEVFRAGTKVKSVPAPKHMIDIDGLAPSSPYTFTVRALDAAGNASPHSASIPVTTLAPTVEDRRPPSTPGAPKGSVEGTGAVTLTWGRSTDDEAVTSYDIYQADSRIHTVPGTTTTARITGLRPGTVYTFTVRARDAADNSSPDSAPLDLTTAPAEGAAPSTAPTSLTATARADGAAHTIDLTWTPPRTGAPVKEHQLYLNGKFATTVVWGTEPPPGRAAYSFTVTDKPGTRYSVKLRAKLPDGNWGDFSAQRTVVIRP; translated from the coding sequence ATGTGCACGACCGCACTCCTGCTCACCGCCTGCGGCGGCGATGCGGCGGCCGAGGACACCCGCAGCCCTTCCGTGCCGCGCGGTGTCACCGCGCAGGCGAGCAGTGCCACCTCCGTGCACGTCATGTGGGAGGCGGCCACGGACGACACCGGCGTCAGCGCCTACGAGGTCTTCCGCGCCGGTACGAAGGTGAAGTCGGTCCCCGCCCCCAAGCACATGATCGACATCGACGGCCTCGCGCCCTCGTCGCCGTACACCTTCACCGTCCGCGCCCTCGACGCCGCCGGCAACGCCTCGCCGCACAGCGCCTCGATCCCCGTGACGACGCTCGCCCCGACCGTCGAGGACCGACGCCCGCCGAGCACACCCGGCGCCCCGAAGGGCAGCGTCGAGGGGACCGGGGCGGTCACCCTCACCTGGGGACGCTCGACCGACGACGAGGCCGTCACCTCGTACGACATCTACCAGGCCGACTCCCGCATCCACACCGTGCCCGGCACCACGACCACCGCGCGGATCACCGGCCTGCGCCCCGGCACCGTCTACACCTTCACGGTCCGCGCCCGCGACGCGGCGGACAACTCCTCACCCGACAGCGCCCCGCTCGACCTCACCACCGCCCCGGCCGAGGGAGCGGCCCCGAGCACGGCCCCGACGTCGCTGACCGCCACGGCCCGCGCCGACGGCGCCGCCCACACGATCGACCTGACCTGGACCCCGCCGAGGACCGGCGCCCCGGTCAAGGAGCATCAGCTCTACCTCAACGGCAAGTTCGCCACGACGGTCGTCTGGGGCACCGAACCCCCGCCCGGCCGGGCGGCCTACAGCTTCACCGTCACCGACAAGCCGGGCACCCGCTACTCGGTCAAACTCCGCGCGAAGCTCCCGGACGGGAACTGGGGCGACTTCTCGGCCCAGCGCACGGTCGTCATCCGGCCCTAG
- the pucL gene encoding factor-independent urate hydroxylase, translating into MPTILGQNQYGKAENRVVKITRDGATHHIKDLNVSVALSGDMDEVHYSGSNANVLPTDTTKNTVYAFAKEHGIESAEQFGIHLARHFVTSQEPIHQARIRIEEYAWERIETSDANSRFIGADEVKHSFVRKGQETRVTQITYDGERWEVISGLKDLTVMNSTNSEFWGYVKDKYTTLQEAYDRILATQVSGRWRFNWTDDEQRMPNWEKSYAQVRKHMLQAFAETYSLSLQQTLYQMGSRIINNRAEIDEVRFSLPNKHHFLVDLEPFGLKNDNEVYFAADRPYGLIEATILRDGVEPRIPVDMTNL; encoded by the coding sequence ATGCCCACGATTCTGGGACAGAACCAGTACGGCAAGGCCGAGAACCGAGTCGTAAAGATCACGCGGGACGGCGCCACCCACCACATCAAGGACCTCAACGTGTCGGTGGCCCTGAGCGGCGACATGGACGAGGTCCACTACTCCGGCTCCAACGCGAACGTCCTGCCGACGGACACCACCAAGAACACGGTGTACGCCTTCGCCAAGGAGCACGGCATCGAGTCCGCCGAGCAGTTCGGCATCCACCTCGCCCGTCACTTCGTGACCTCGCAGGAGCCGATCCACCAGGCGCGCATCCGCATCGAGGAGTACGCCTGGGAGCGCATCGAGACCTCCGACGCCAACTCCCGCTTCATCGGCGCGGACGAGGTCAAGCACTCCTTCGTCCGCAAGGGCCAGGAGACCCGGGTCACCCAGATCACCTACGACGGTGAGCGGTGGGAGGTCATCTCCGGTCTCAAGGACCTGACCGTGATGAACTCGACCAACTCCGAGTTCTGGGGCTACGTCAAGGACAAGTACACCACCCTCCAGGAGGCGTACGACCGCATCCTGGCCACCCAGGTCTCCGGCCGCTGGCGGTTCAACTGGACCGACGACGAGCAGCGGATGCCGAACTGGGAGAAGTCCTACGCGCAGGTCAGGAAGCACATGCTGCAGGCCTTCGCGGAGACCTACTCGCTCTCGCTCCAGCAGACGCTGTACCAGATGGGCTCGCGCATCATCAACAACCGTGCGGAGATCGACGAGGTCCGCTTCTCCCTCCCGAACAAGCACCACTTCCTCGTCGACCTGGAGCCCTTCGGACTCAAGAACGACAACGAGGTCTACTTCGCGGCCGACCGGCCGTACGGCCTGATCGAGGCGACGATCCTGCGGGACGGCGTCGAACCGCGCATCCCGGTCGACATGACCAACCTCTGA
- a CDS encoding nucleobase:cation symporter-2 family protein, with translation MAAKPTTHNDLDAAPENDDDRPDPKHPVDETLPHLRMVTSGLQHVAAMYAGVVAPPMIVGPAVGLGARDTAFLMGASLFTAGIATLLQTLGFWRVGARLPFVNGVSFAGVTPMIAIGKDRGYDGIAVIFGAIIAASVLGFLLTPYFCKLVRFFPPVVTGTVITLIGVSLLPVAFTWSQGGNSQAAEYGSAKNIGMAALTFAIVLALRKLLRGFLQQIAILLGLVAGTVIAIPLGMANFDAVKDADFVGFPDPFHFGAPQFEIAAIISMCIVMLVCMTESTADMLALGRIVDRPADERTIEGGLRADTLGSAVSPLFNGFMCSAFAQNIGLVAMTKVRSRYVVAAGGGILILLGLCPVAASVIALVPLPVLGGAGIVLFGSVAASGIQTLATAALEKGENALIVAAALGVGLIPIAAPGFYHAFPKDLLVVLDSGISTGCVVAIVLNIAFNHLGRKRSPDVTLPAAAPAPTS, from the coding sequence GTGGCAGCCAAGCCAACGACCCACAACGACCTCGATGCCGCGCCCGAGAACGACGATGACCGGCCCGACCCGAAACATCCCGTCGACGAGACCCTCCCACATCTGCGGATGGTCACCAGTGGCCTCCAGCACGTGGCCGCCATGTACGCGGGTGTCGTCGCCCCGCCGATGATCGTGGGGCCCGCCGTCGGCCTCGGCGCCAGGGACACCGCGTTCCTGATGGGCGCCAGCCTCTTCACCGCGGGCATCGCCACCCTGCTCCAGACGCTGGGCTTCTGGCGGGTCGGGGCCCGCCTCCCCTTCGTCAACGGCGTCTCCTTCGCCGGAGTGACGCCCATGATCGCCATCGGCAAGGACCGGGGCTACGACGGCATCGCCGTCATCTTCGGGGCGATCATCGCCGCCAGTGTGCTGGGCTTCCTGCTCACCCCGTACTTCTGCAAACTCGTCCGGTTCTTCCCGCCCGTCGTCACCGGCACCGTCATCACGCTCATCGGCGTCTCGCTGCTCCCGGTGGCCTTCACCTGGTCACAGGGCGGCAACTCCCAGGCCGCCGAGTACGGTTCGGCGAAGAACATCGGCATGGCCGCGCTCACCTTCGCCATCGTGCTGGCGCTGCGCAAACTGCTCCGCGGCTTCCTCCAGCAGATCGCCATCCTGCTCGGCCTCGTCGCCGGCACGGTCATCGCGATCCCGCTCGGCATGGCGAACTTCGACGCCGTCAAGGACGCGGACTTCGTCGGCTTCCCCGACCCGTTCCACTTCGGTGCCCCGCAGTTCGAGATCGCCGCGATCATCTCCATGTGCATCGTGATGCTCGTCTGCATGACCGAGTCCACGGCCGACATGCTCGCCCTCGGCAGGATCGTCGACAGGCCCGCCGACGAGCGGACCATCGAGGGCGGACTGCGCGCCGACACCCTCGGCAGCGCCGTCAGCCCGCTCTTCAACGGCTTCATGTGCAGCGCCTTCGCGCAGAACATCGGCCTCGTCGCCATGACCAAGGTCCGCAGCCGCTACGTCGTCGCGGCCGGCGGCGGCATCCTCATCCTGCTCGGCCTCTGCCCGGTCGCCGCCTCCGTCATCGCGCTCGTCCCGCTGCCGGTGCTCGGCGGCGCGGGCATCGTCCTCTTCGGCTCGGTCGCCGCGAGCGGCATCCAGACGCTGGCCACCGCCGCACTGGAGAAGGGCGAGAACGCACTGATCGTCGCGGCCGCCCTCGGGGTCGGACTGATCCCGATCGCGGCGCCGGGGTTCTACCACGCCTTTCCGAAGGACCTGCTGGTGGTGCTCGACTCGGGCATCTCCACGGGCTGTGTGGTGGCGATAGTGCTGAACATCGCCTTCAACCACCTGGGGAGGAAACGGAGTCCGGACGTCACGCTCCCTGCTGCGGCGCCGGCTCCCACATCATGA
- a CDS encoding recombinase family protein — protein MIDGRPRPVRQYPDPAETPLVRELFERVAGWNGRKRESIRSVALDSERRKSVSREKGVPISAANMRPTLLRKAYIGVRVHGDSEHPGNWDPIIGGELFDAVQRLLADPSWSPTRPAPFGTS, from the coding sequence GTGATCGACGGTCGCCCCCGGCCGGTCCGGCAGTACCCGGACCCCGCTGAGACGCCGCTGGTCCGCGAGTTGTTCGAGCGGGTTGCCGGGTGGAACGGCCGCAAGCGCGAGTCCATCCGCTCCGTGGCGCTGGACTCGGAACGGCGGAAGAGCGTCAGCCGTGAGAAGGGCGTGCCGATCTCGGCTGCCAACATGCGCCCGACGCTGCTGCGCAAGGCGTACATCGGTGTGCGGGTGCACGGTGACAGCGAGCACCCCGGCAACTGGGACCCGATCATTGGTGGTGAGCTGTTCGACGCCGTACAGCGGCTGCTGGCCGACCCGTCCTGGAGTCCCACACGACCAGCGCCGTTCGGCACGTCCTGA
- a CDS encoding SelT/SelW/SelH family protein gives MPAEGDAPGSGGDGEPTGHRVQIEYCTQCRWLPRAAWLAQELLGTFDRSELTEVGLKPGIGGVFVVRVGGDVVWDRRQQGFPEPTAVKRAVRDRVAPGKSLGHADR, from the coding sequence GTGCCGGCAGAAGGTGACGCACCCGGGTCCGGGGGAGACGGGGAACCGACCGGACACCGTGTGCAGATCGAGTACTGCACACAGTGCCGCTGGCTGCCCCGCGCCGCCTGGCTCGCCCAGGAACTCCTCGGCACCTTCGACCGGTCCGAGCTCACCGAGGTCGGGCTGAAACCCGGGATCGGGGGAGTCTTCGTCGTACGGGTCGGCGGCGACGTCGTCTGGGACCGCCGGCAGCAGGGCTTTCCGGAGCCGACCGCGGTGAAACGGGCCGTCAGGGACCGGGTGGCGCCCGGGAAGAGCCTGGGTCACGCCGACCGGTAG
- a CDS encoding 8-oxoguanine deaminase, which translates to MAAPAAAPRIVIENCAIATVDATDTEYASGHVVVAGNRIESVGAGKAPENLENVVRRVDGTGHLATPGLVNTHHHFYQWITRGLATDHNLFNWLVALYPTWARIDEPMAYSAAQGSLAMMARGGVTTAMDHHYVYPKGSGDLSGAIIRAAAEMGVRFTLARGSMDRSEKDGGLPPDFAVETLEGALAATEETIDKHHDASFDAMTQVAVAPCSPFSVSTELLKQGAQLARRKGVRLHTHGSETVEEEKFCHELFGMGPTDYFESTGWLGEDVWMAHCVHMNDSDIEAFARTRTGVAHCPSSNARLAAGIARVPDMLAAGVPVGLGVDGTASNESGELHTELRNALLINRLNPAHREHALNARQALRLGTYGGAQVLGRAGQIGSLEPGKLADVVLWKLDTLAHASIADPVTALVFGAAAPVTLSFVNGRPVVENSRLLHADEDAIARSTRAEAQRLARIAAQDTP; encoded by the coding sequence ATGGCAGCACCGGCAGCAGCCCCGCGCATCGTCATCGAGAACTGTGCGATCGCGACCGTCGACGCCACCGACACCGAGTACGCATCCGGTCATGTCGTCGTCGCCGGCAACCGGATCGAGTCGGTCGGCGCGGGCAAGGCCCCCGAGAACCTGGAGAACGTGGTCCGCCGCGTCGACGGCACCGGCCATCTGGCCACCCCGGGTCTGGTCAACACGCACCACCACTTCTACCAGTGGATCACCCGCGGTCTCGCCACCGACCACAACCTCTTCAACTGGCTGGTCGCGCTCTACCCGACCTGGGCCCGCATCGACGAGCCGATGGCGTACTCCGCCGCCCAGGGCTCGCTCGCCATGATGGCGCGAGGCGGCGTCACCACCGCGATGGACCACCACTACGTCTACCCGAAGGGCTCCGGCGACCTGTCCGGCGCGATCATCCGCGCTGCCGCCGAGATGGGTGTCCGCTTCACCCTCGCCCGCGGCTCCATGGACCGCAGCGAGAAGGACGGCGGACTGCCGCCGGACTTCGCCGTCGAGACCCTCGAAGGCGCCCTCGCCGCCACCGAGGAGACCATCGACAAGCACCACGACGCCTCCTTCGACGCGATGACCCAGGTCGCCGTCGCCCCCTGCTCCCCGTTCTCCGTCTCCACCGAGCTGCTGAAGCAGGGCGCCCAACTTGCCCGCCGCAAGGGCGTACGCCTGCACACCCACGGCAGCGAGACCGTGGAGGAGGAGAAGTTCTGCCACGAGCTGTTCGGCATGGGCCCGACCGACTACTTCGAGTCGACCGGCTGGCTCGGCGAGGACGTGTGGATGGCCCACTGCGTCCACATGAACGACTCCGACATCGAGGCGTTCGCCCGGACGAGGACCGGCGTCGCCCACTGCCCCTCGTCCAACGCCCGCCTCGCCGCAGGCATCGCCCGCGTCCCCGACATGCTCGCCGCCGGCGTCCCGGTCGGCCTCGGCGTCGACGGCACCGCGTCCAACGAGTCGGGCGAGCTCCACACCGAGCTGCGCAACGCCCTCCTGATCAACCGGCTCAACCCGGCCCACCGCGAGCATGCACTGAACGCCCGCCAGGCGCTGCGCCTCGGCACGTACGGCGGTGCCCAGGTGCTGGGCCGCGCCGGGCAGATCGGCTCGCTGGAGCCCGGCAAGCTGGCCGACGTGGTGCTCTGGAAGCTGGACACCCTGGCGCACGCCTCCATCGCCGACCCGGTGACCGCCCTCGTCTTCGGCGCGGCGGCACCGGTCACGCTCTCCTTCGTCAACGGCAGGCCGGTCGTCGAGAACAGCCGGCTGCTCCACGCCGACGAGGACGCCATCGCCCGCTCCACGCGGGCCGAGGCCCAGCGCCTCGCGCGGATCGCCGCGCAAGACACTCCCTGA